A single region of the Thunnus maccoyii chromosome 10, fThuMac1.1, whole genome shotgun sequence genome encodes:
- the LOC121905166 gene encoding uncharacterized protein LOC121905166 gives MKHGLALLLLLFVGTCSASTTKNVALRGKATQSHRSDGKGDAFGAAYNAIDGNRDSNFPAGSCSSTTKQTNPWWRVDLLESYVVNAIVITNRGDCCADMINGAEILVGKTLHHTDARDPVVAVISSIAAGRSHIIALEKHVEGRYVTVFLPGSGRVLTLCEVEIYGYRAPTGENLALQGKASQSSLYSYLGDAYHAIDGSRDSNYDYGCCSCTTYMTSPWWRVDLRKTHKVFSVKITNRNAYEHRLDGAEIRIGDSAVDNGNSNPRCAVITHIPAGFTHTFDCKGMDGRYVSIVIPGRADYLHVCEVEVYGSELD, from the exons aaaatgtgGCCTTGCGTGGCAAAGCAACTCAGTCACACCGCTCTGACGGAAAGGGGGATGCTTTTGGGGCTGCTTACAACGCCATTGATGGAAACCGTGATTCTAATTTCCCAGCCGGTTCATGCAGCAGCACTACAAAACAGACCAACCCCTGGTGGAGGGTGGACCTGTTGGAGTCCTACGTGGTCAACGCTATCGTCATCACCAACAGAGGAGACTGCTGTGCAGACATGATCAATGGGGCAGAGATTCTTGTCGGAAAGACTTTACATCACACTGATGCCAGAGACCCAGT ggTCGCTGTGATATCTAGTATCGCAGCAGGCAGGTCTCATATAATAGCTCTTGAAAAACACGTGGAGGGACGTTATGTGACTGTGTTTTTACCTGGTTCAGGAAGGGTCCTCACACTCTGTGAAGTCGAAATCTACGGGTACCGTGCCCCAACTG GAGAGAACCTGGCACTCCAAGGAAAAGCCTCACAGTCATCATTGTATTCATATCTTGGCGATGCATATCATGCTATAGATGGGAGTCGTGACAGCAACTATGACTATGGCTGCTGCTCTTGCACAACATACATGACCAGTCCCTGGTGGCGAGTGGACCTGCGGAAAACACATAAAGTATTTTCTGTTAAGATAACCAACAGAAATGCATACGAACATCGACTTGATGGAGCTGAGATCCGCATTGGAGATTCTGCTGTGGACAACGGCAACAGCAATCCCAG GTGTGCTGTGATCACACACATCCCTGCAGGTTTTACCCACACATTCGACTGTAAGGGGATGGATGGTCGCTACGTTAGCATAGTCATTCCTGGAAGAGCCGATTACCTGCACGTGTGTGAGGTGGAGGTGTATGGCTCTGAACTGGATTAG